The Spirosoma foliorum genome has a window encoding:
- a CDS encoding SusD/RagB family nutrient-binding outer membrane lipoprotein — translation MKKSFSNKVTIALLGVTLLSSCSDLFNEQNIKSNPNAVTDVDVATLLSGTLLGVSMLHEDTDVRISAIWAGELNGLARQHQGYAEYIVSSQNFSWSPLYPAASQARLIQSKADAVGDKWTKGVGQVLEALLIAKATDLYGDVPYSQAFDDVKYPTPVFDKQADVYTALQTTLDNAIQNLSASAGLAFATQDFIYGGNVAKWKAAAYTLKARLYLHTGDYAKAVTNASTGISSTAGDALVPHGTSQGVDYNQNYDFFRVNRAGDTGFDGAYLPTLMNSRISSANTKTNETALYNFYFKTGITATGSLDPNVVDGAFKSTAPHPILTYYENQLTLAEAQSRLGDTAKALAALNTVRSGLSGGYINGQTLSTTGRKYDAYTLDDFAPTGLANPTKLATVQTAMLYEIITQRYIVFLMQYEAFNDVRRMAKATPLVQLPIPLYFGAQKPQRFIYPQGEVNTNPNVPSPLPDQFTKIPIFQ, via the coding sequence ATGAAAAAATCATTTTCCAATAAAGTCACGATTGCCTTGCTGGGCGTTACGCTCCTCAGTAGTTGCAGTGATTTGTTTAATGAACAGAATATCAAAAGCAACCCAAATGCGGTTACTGATGTCGATGTAGCCACCCTACTATCAGGAACGCTATTGGGCGTTTCGATGCTGCATGAAGATACCGATGTTCGGATTTCGGCGATCTGGGCAGGCGAACTGAATGGGTTGGCCCGACAACATCAAGGCTATGCCGAATACATCGTCTCATCGCAGAATTTCTCCTGGAGTCCACTGTATCCAGCAGCCAGTCAGGCACGATTGATTCAATCCAAAGCCGATGCCGTTGGCGACAAATGGACCAAAGGGGTTGGGCAGGTACTGGAAGCCCTGCTGATCGCAAAAGCTACGGATCTGTATGGCGATGTTCCTTACAGCCAGGCATTTGATGACGTTAAATACCCGACGCCAGTGTTTGACAAGCAGGCAGATGTGTATACCGCCCTCCAGACTACGTTAGATAATGCGATCCAGAACCTGTCGGCTTCAGCTGGCCTGGCCTTTGCAACTCAGGACTTCATCTACGGTGGTAATGTGGCCAAATGGAAAGCGGCCGCCTACACGCTCAAAGCCCGCCTGTATTTACACACCGGCGATTACGCCAAAGCGGTCACGAACGCCAGTACGGGAATTAGCAGCACAGCAGGCGATGCGCTGGTGCCACACGGAACCAGCCAGGGTGTCGATTACAACCAGAACTACGATTTCTTCCGGGTAAACCGGGCGGGCGATACGGGTTTCGATGGCGCTTATCTGCCTACACTGATGAACTCCCGGATTAGCTCGGCTAATACCAAAACCAACGAGACTGCGCTCTATAACTTCTATTTTAAAACGGGCATAACCGCAACGGGTAGCCTAGATCCAAATGTTGTAGACGGAGCGTTTAAGTCGACAGCACCACACCCCATTTTAACCTACTACGAGAACCAGCTTACACTGGCAGAAGCGCAGTCCCGGTTAGGCGATACGGCCAAAGCGCTGGCAGCCCTGAATACGGTTCGAAGCGGACTGTCGGGAGGCTACATCAATGGGCAAACCCTCTCTACCACAGGGCGCAAGTACGATGCCTATACGCTGGATGACTTTGCCCCTACTGGTCTGGCGAATCCAACCAAACTGGCAACAGTGCAAACGGCCATGCTGTATGAGATTATTACGCAGCGCTACATTGTTTTCCTGATGCAATACGAAGCCTTCAACGATGTACGCCGGATGGCGAAGGCCACACCTCTCGTGCAGTTACCTATCCCACTTTACTTCGGTGCCCAGAAGCCTCAACGGTTTATTTATCCACAGGGAGAGGTCAATACGAATCCAAACGTGCCTTCACCACTCCCAGACCAGTTTACGAAAATCCCAATCTTCCAGTAA
- a CDS encoding PIG-L family deacetylase gives MSLRKRLPALLLGLSLSSALVAQVPYGPIKPTPSSEILSNLKKLNVLGTVLYVAAHPDDENTLLLAYLAKDRLVRTGYLSLTRGDGGQNLIGPEQGENIGVIRTQELLAARRVDGPDQFFSRAYDFGFSKSTNEAVRTWGQDKVLADVVWMIRKYQPDVIITRFPPDARAGHGHHSASGFLAEEAFKISNDPTKFPEQLAYVKPWQAKRIFWNMFIPGAFLSNKKPDEAGNLVGVETGLYNPMLGKSYGEIASESRSQHKSQGFGVAPNRGAKIDYFLLKGGDPVEKDPLEGVDMSWKRVKNSDAVQSLVNQTIASFRPDQPAASVPALVQLYGAISKLDTTNIYVKAKRQEIQTLLQQCLGLWFETNPADYAATPGETIKISTNVVNRVDAPVKLVSIRYSTGKDTTLNLALKPNDVILFPTTLAIPQTQPISQPYWLEKPIDKGLFQVDNQQLIGLPENPAAVTASYTFEIGGQSFTYSRPVVYKSTDPVDGEIYRPFIIQPAVTANLTERVYVFSDNTPKTAEIVLKAGQSNQSGTLKLDVPAGWRAEPASVPFSLTNKGDEQRITFSLSPTAQAKDGKLQAVMTTASGTFTTGLRLVAYKHIPTQTLFPPASAKLVKLDVKVTAKNIGYIVGAGDEVPAALQQMGCRVTLLGPNDLIGNLSGYDAIVVGVRAYNTNSWMARAQPKLMDYVKNGGTMIVQYVTPVNSFFRNEAPLPQLGPYPFKVVNERVTEEDAPMNFINPQHPLLNYPNKITAADFSGWIQERGIYFAQDWDKAYEPIFSANDQNEAPKQGSLIYAKYGKGHFMYTGLVFFRELPAGVPGAYRLFANMISAASDSAASVSGSSSKR, from the coding sequence GTGTCGCTCAGAAAACGCCTGCCTGCCTTACTACTTGGTCTTTCGCTTAGTTCAGCTTTAGTTGCTCAGGTTCCTTATGGACCAATTAAGCCAACACCCTCCAGTGAAATCCTCTCGAATCTAAAAAAACTGAATGTTCTCGGCACGGTGCTTTATGTAGCCGCCCACCCCGACGACGAAAATACGCTACTCCTTGCTTACCTCGCCAAAGACCGACTCGTTCGAACGGGTTATCTTTCGCTGACACGGGGCGATGGCGGTCAAAATCTGATTGGGCCGGAGCAGGGCGAAAACATTGGTGTTATCCGTACGCAGGAGCTTCTGGCAGCACGTCGGGTCGATGGGCCCGATCAGTTTTTCAGTCGGGCGTATGACTTTGGGTTCTCCAAATCGACCAATGAAGCCGTGCGCACCTGGGGACAGGATAAAGTACTGGCCGACGTTGTCTGGATGATTCGAAAATATCAGCCCGATGTGATTATCACCCGATTTCCACCCGATGCCCGTGCGGGTCACGGACATCATAGCGCATCGGGTTTTCTGGCCGAAGAAGCGTTTAAAATCTCGAACGATCCGACTAAATTCCCGGAACAGTTGGCCTATGTAAAACCCTGGCAGGCCAAGCGAATTTTCTGGAACATGTTCATTCCGGGTGCTTTCCTGAGTAATAAAAAGCCCGACGAAGCGGGCAATCTGGTTGGCGTTGAAACGGGGCTATATAACCCAATGCTGGGTAAGTCGTATGGCGAGATTGCCTCCGAAAGCCGCAGTCAGCATAAAAGTCAGGGCTTTGGGGTAGCCCCTAACCGGGGCGCCAAAATCGACTATTTCCTATTGAAAGGTGGCGATCCTGTTGAAAAAGATCCACTCGAAGGTGTCGATATGAGTTGGAAACGGGTAAAAAATAGCGACGCTGTGCAATCGCTCGTTAACCAGACAATTGCCAGCTTTCGGCCCGACCAACCTGCCGCTTCCGTTCCGGCATTGGTGCAACTTTATGGCGCGATCAGCAAGTTGGACACGACCAATATCTACGTAAAAGCCAAACGTCAGGAAATACAAACGCTCCTGCAACAATGTCTGGGGCTTTGGTTTGAAACAAATCCGGCTGACTACGCAGCTACCCCCGGCGAAACGATCAAAATTTCGACTAACGTTGTCAACCGGGTTGATGCGCCCGTTAAGCTGGTTAGTATCCGCTATTCAACGGGGAAAGACACGACGCTCAATCTGGCGCTTAAACCCAATGACGTTATCCTTTTCCCAACTACACTGGCGATTCCCCAAACGCAGCCGATTTCGCAACCTTACTGGCTTGAGAAACCAATCGACAAGGGCTTGTTCCAGGTAGATAATCAGCAGTTAATCGGTCTTCCAGAAAACCCGGCAGCCGTAACGGCCAGTTATACTTTCGAGATTGGTGGTCAATCGTTTACGTATAGTCGTCCCGTCGTTTACAAATCCACCGACCCGGTTGATGGGGAGATTTATCGTCCATTTATCATTCAGCCTGCCGTAACGGCCAACCTCACCGAGCGGGTGTACGTCTTCTCCGACAATACCCCCAAAACAGCAGAAATCGTTTTAAAAGCCGGGCAATCTAATCAGTCGGGAACGCTTAAACTGGATGTTCCGGCGGGCTGGCGTGCCGAACCAGCCTCTGTTCCTTTTTCGCTGACGAACAAGGGCGACGAGCAACGGATAACCTTTAGTCTGTCACCAACGGCTCAGGCCAAAGATGGCAAATTACAGGCCGTCATGACAACGGCTAGCGGTACTTTCACAACTGGTCTGCGACTGGTTGCTTACAAGCATATTCCAACACAAACGCTGTTTCCGCCTGCTTCGGCCAAATTGGTTAAGCTCGATGTAAAAGTAACTGCGAAAAACATTGGCTACATCGTTGGCGCGGGAGATGAAGTGCCTGCTGCGTTACAGCAAATGGGTTGCCGTGTTACGTTGCTCGGCCCCAATGATTTAATCGGTAATCTTTCTGGCTATGACGCCATTGTCGTAGGCGTTCGGGCTTACAACACCAATAGCTGGATGGCTCGGGCTCAACCAAAACTGATGGATTATGTCAAAAATGGTGGAACGATGATTGTGCAGTATGTTACGCCCGTTAACTCGTTCTTTCGGAATGAAGCCCCCCTACCCCAACTTGGCCCCTACCCATTTAAAGTTGTAAACGAGCGTGTTACGGAAGAAGATGCACCGATGAACTTTATCAATCCGCAGCACCCGCTACTCAATTACCCGAATAAAATTACAGCCGCTGACTTTTCGGGCTGGATTCAGGAACGCGGCATTTATTTCGCGCAGGATTGGGATAAAGCCTACGAACCCATTTTCTCGGCCAACGATCAGAACGAAGCGCCCAAACAAGGAAGTTTGATTTATGCCAAATACGGCAAAGGCCACTTTATGTACACGGGTCTGGTCTTCTTCCGCGAATTACCCGCTGGCGTACCGGGTGCTTACCGCTTGTTTGCCAACATGATTTCGGCGGCCAGTGATTCAGCAGCCTCGGTCTCGGGTTCTTCGAGCAAACGGTAG
- the ltrA gene encoding group II intron reverse transcriptase/maturase, protein MANTMEEWKDTPWRKLERYVFRLQKRIFKASQRDDVRTVRRLQKTLIRSQSAKTLAVRQVTQDNQGKKTAGLDGVKSLSPPQRLALVTTLKMPAKATPTRRVWIPKPGSQEKRPLGIPILYDRALQALAKKALEPEWEARFEANSYGFRLGRGAHDAIQAIFSAICNKTRYVLDADIAKCFDRINHQALLAKLSTFPTLRRQIKSWLKAGVMEGDQLFPTEEGSPQGGVISPLLANIALHGMEQAIHQAFPTQTRKVNGVLTRQTTPHIVRYADDFIILHEELAVVEQCKGLVSDWLAPMGLKLKESKTSITHTLYAHEGKIGFDFLGFTIRQFPVGKHHSGLDNKRSPLGFKTLIQPSVVAIKRHSQRLNTIIRRHRSSQQQLLIDELNPVIRGWSNYYSTVVSKKHYCRLTHLLFRKLWRWASRRHPRKGAYWLRKRYWPFQDKSWRFADKGKALFQHSDTRIVRHVKVIGSRSPFDGNWVYWSSRMGRHPEVGTRLGFLLKRQKGQCTHCKLFFKHGDLLEVDHQQPRSAGGSDRYENLQLLHRHCHDVKTATDQQDKLQEDTIKG, encoded by the coding sequence ATGGCCAATACGATGGAGGAATGGAAAGATACGCCCTGGCGCAAGTTGGAGCGGTACGTCTTTCGGCTGCAAAAGAGAATATTCAAGGCTTCACAACGTGATGATGTAAGAACAGTACGACGACTCCAAAAAACGCTAATCCGATCCCAGTCGGCCAAAACACTGGCCGTTCGCCAGGTAACTCAAGACAACCAAGGAAAGAAAACGGCAGGGCTCGATGGCGTCAAATCGCTATCTCCTCCACAACGATTGGCCCTGGTTACCACCCTGAAAATGCCTGCCAAGGCAACTCCAACTCGCCGGGTCTGGATACCCAAACCTGGTTCTCAGGAGAAACGACCGTTAGGTATTCCAATCCTGTACGACCGCGCTCTTCAAGCCTTGGCCAAGAAGGCATTGGAACCCGAATGGGAAGCCCGCTTTGAAGCCAACAGTTACGGCTTTCGACTGGGGCGTGGTGCCCATGACGCGATTCAGGCCATCTTTAGTGCCATCTGTAACAAGACGCGCTACGTCTTAGATGCTGACATTGCGAAGTGTTTTGATCGAATCAACCACCAAGCTCTGTTAGCCAAACTAAGTACGTTCCCCACCCTGAGACGACAGATCAAAAGCTGGCTCAAGGCAGGTGTTATGGAAGGAGACCAGTTATTCCCAACCGAGGAAGGCAGCCCGCAAGGGGGCGTTATCTCCCCTTTATTGGCTAATATCGCCCTGCATGGGATGGAACAGGCGATTCACCAAGCCTTCCCAACCCAAACCCGAAAGGTCAATGGGGTGTTAACCCGGCAAACCACCCCACACATTGTTCGCTATGCCGATGACTTCATTATTTTACATGAGGAGTTAGCCGTAGTCGAGCAATGCAAGGGGCTGGTATCTGATTGGCTGGCTCCAATGGGACTTAAACTAAAAGAGAGCAAAACTAGCATTACCCATACGCTGTACGCCCATGAGGGTAAGATAGGGTTTGACTTTCTGGGCTTTACAATACGGCAATTTCCCGTTGGCAAGCATCACTCCGGTTTGGATAACAAACGGTCCCCGCTGGGCTTCAAGACTTTGATACAACCTTCAGTGGTGGCTATCAAACGGCATAGTCAACGCTTGAATACGATCATCCGCCGTCATCGGAGCAGCCAACAACAACTCCTGATTGATGAGCTTAATCCAGTCATTCGGGGTTGGTCCAACTATTATTCGACGGTGGTGAGCAAGAAGCACTATTGCCGATTAACTCACCTACTGTTTAGGAAGTTATGGCGTTGGGCGAGTCGCAGACACCCGCGTAAAGGAGCCTATTGGTTGCGAAAACGTTACTGGCCTTTTCAGGACAAAAGCTGGCGATTTGCAGATAAAGGCAAAGCTCTGTTTCAGCACAGTGATACTCGGATTGTGCGTCACGTCAAAGTCATCGGTAGCCGAAGTCCATTCGATGGTAATTGGGTGTATTGGAGTAGTCGAATGGGTAGACATCCGGAAGTCGGTACACGACTTGGGTTTTTGTTGAAACGGCAAAAGGGCCAATGTACCCACTGCAAGCTGTTCTTTAAACATGGTGATTTGCTGGAGGTCGATCACCAGCAACCCCGGTCAGCCGGTGGCAGTGATCGATATGAAAATCTTCAACTTTTACACCGCCATTGTCACGATGTCAAAACGGCGACCGATCAACAAGATAAGTTGCAGGAAGACACCATCAAAGGCTGA
- a CDS encoding CPBP family intramembrane glutamic endopeptidase: protein MIISALCPFVFLTPFGRRKIGITKPDRYSQLVVAFVAAIVFSGLLYAIGRTLYATSFENWYVYIGKSYKIPAGISQLDRASLFTIVAITGMLFSPIGEELFFRGIVHTSFARSIGEKRASLVDSSAFAPTHLSHFGLVFIDQQWGFLMMPAFLWVMSMFLVSRLFFWFKTASGSLLGAILCHAGFNLGMTYCIFYLL, encoded by the coding sequence ATGATCATTTCCGCGCTTTGCCCGTTTGTATTTCTGACCCCGTTTGGACGCCGAAAAATTGGAATAACCAAGCCTGACCGCTACAGCCAGCTAGTAGTGGCGTTTGTAGCGGCTATCGTGTTCAGTGGTCTACTGTACGCGATAGGACGAACTTTATACGCCACTTCCTTTGAGAACTGGTATGTCTATATCGGCAAATCCTACAAAATACCAGCCGGTATCTCTCAGCTGGATAGAGCAAGCTTATTCACTATCGTAGCGATAACGGGTATGCTGTTTAGCCCTATCGGTGAAGAGTTGTTCTTCCGGGGTATCGTTCACACCAGTTTTGCCCGTTCTATTGGGGAGAAAAGAGCTTCTCTGGTAGATAGTTCTGCTTTTGCGCCGACCCACCTGTCTCATTTTGGTCTGGTGTTCATCGACCAACAATGGGGGTTTTTGATGATGCCGGCTTTTCTCTGGGTAATGAGTATGTTTTTGGTGAGTAGGCTATTTTTCTGGTTTAAAACGGCTTCAGGCTCACTCTTGGGCGCAATTCTTTGCCATGCGGGGTTTAATTTGGGCATGACTTACTGCATCTTTTACTTATTGTAA
- a CDS encoding transposase family protein, translating to MSTQLSFPIYFPNCQIIDCQHGEGGYILVVYSTDKQASCPFCQQVSNRSHGYHYRKPTDLPISDKSVQLRLRLRRFRCLNPTCPKRTFSQPCPDWLPAFARRTNRLAHAQQSVAMMLGGQAGSRLLTQLYMPTSHDTLLRLIRKWQPVGPQTPYALGVDDWAIRKAKTYGTILTVARWR from the coding sequence ATGAGCACTCAGCTTTCATTTCCCATTTATTTCCCCAATTGCCAAATTATTGACTGTCAGCACGGTGAAGGCGGCTATATCCTAGTAGTCTACTCAACGGACAAGCAGGCCAGTTGTCCATTTTGTCAGCAAGTCTCAAACAGATCACACGGATATCACTATCGTAAGCCGACCGATTTACCCATTAGCGATAAATCAGTCCAGTTGAGACTGCGATTGAGACGATTTCGCTGTCTAAATCCAACTTGCCCCAAACGAACATTTAGTCAGCCTTGTCCAGATTGGCTCCCTGCTTTTGCCCGTCGAACGAACCGCTTGGCTCATGCTCAACAGAGTGTGGCTATGATGCTAGGCGGACAAGCCGGTAGCCGTCTGCTGACCCAGTTGTATATGCCCACTAGCCATGATACCCTCTTACGACTCATCCGAAAATGGCAACCAGTCGGGCCACAAACACCTTATGCACTGGGTGTTGATGATTGGGCGATACGAAAAGCGAAAACTTATGGTACGATTTTAACGGTCGCCCGCTGGCGTTGA
- a CDS encoding transposase — protein sequence MRKLPVSQADTPTQPTPERLNYVMRDYSKNELEARWAGREKHLDYFNQVQQLRRAGLSISKSSRKLAMNRSTVRRYAYAESFPERVQRPSGRSMLTPYLAYLENRYRQGCRNAQQLWRELGQQGYPGAHNQVTKWLSRRRKEDVPTTQKQPVTNSSVPDRLPFELPTTQQLAWLMVRPVSLLEETDGQILNHVCQEAIIAQVYELVKDFAAMVRTRQAKLLDNWLVRCQTCSAVLLQQFGLHLQQDYAAVRAALSTPWSNGQTEGQVTRVKLIKRQMYGRTKLDLLRQRVLYRW from the coding sequence TTGCGAAAACTGCCAGTATCTCAGGCAGATACACCAACTCAGCCGACACCAGAACGGCTTAACTATGTGATGCGAGATTACTCAAAAAATGAACTAGAGGCCCGTTGGGCTGGCCGGGAAAAACACTTAGACTATTTTAATCAAGTACAGCAGTTACGCCGGGCAGGCCTGTCTATTTCTAAGAGTAGTCGGAAATTGGCCATGAATCGGAGTACGGTTCGTCGGTATGCCTACGCTGAATCATTTCCCGAACGAGTCCAACGTCCAAGCGGGCGTAGCATGCTGACTCCTTATCTAGCCTACTTAGAAAATCGCTATCGACAAGGTTGCCGTAACGCCCAACAGTTGTGGCGAGAGCTTGGCCAGCAGGGCTATCCGGGTGCTCATAATCAGGTAACCAAATGGCTGAGCAGACGTCGCAAGGAGGATGTGCCAACGACTCAAAAACAACCAGTAACCAACTCGTCTGTCCCTGATCGACTGCCTTTTGAGTTACCCACTACTCAGCAGCTTGCCTGGCTGATGGTACGTCCTGTCTCCTTACTGGAAGAGACTGATGGACAAATCCTGAACCATGTTTGTCAGGAGGCTATTATTGCCCAGGTCTATGAACTAGTGAAGGACTTCGCTGCCATGGTTCGAACTCGTCAGGCAAAGTTATTAGACAATTGGTTGGTGCGTTGCCAAACTTGTTCCGCCGTGTTACTCCAGCAGTTTGGTCTTCATCTTCAACAGGACTATGCGGCCGTGCGAGCAGCTTTGTCCACCCCTTGGAGCAACGGCCAAACGGAAGGACAAGTCACCCGAGTGAAGCTCATTAAACGACAAATGTATGGGAGGACCAAATTGGACTTATTGCGTCAACGAGTACTTTATCGGTGGTGA
- a CDS encoding recombinase family protein, with product MTRLIPYHLVPSKNNDALNQRVWRLDRLGRSLRDLIDWVAYLENQGMALKSLHESIDTSTGKLVFHLFGALAEFERNLIQERTMAGLLAARARGRLGGRPKSLNADKQ from the coding sequence GTGACAAGACTTATTCCTTATCACTTAGTTCCATCCAAGAACAATGATGCGCTCAACCAGCGTGTGTGGCGGCTTGATCGGTTAGGCCGCTCCTTAAGAGACCTTATCGATTGGGTGGCTTATTTGGAAAATCAGGGGATGGCTCTAAAGAGTCTCCATGAATCGATTGATACCTCAACAGGCAAGTTAGTCTTCCACCTATTCGGGGCCTTAGCCGAGTTCGAGCGTAATTTAATTCAGGAACGAACCATGGCGGGCTTATTGGCTGCGCGGGCGCGGGGTCGATTGGGCGGGCGGCCAAAATCATTGAATGCGGATAAACAATAG
- a CDS encoding helix-turn-helix domain-containing protein encodes MAVELYTAKKTTVKKICEILAISKPTLYAYVRSSQFKH; translated from the coding sequence TTGGCCGTTGAGCTCTATACGGCCAAGAAAACCACTGTCAAGAAGATATGTGAGATACTGGCTATCAGCAAGCCAACTCTGTACGCTTATGTACGCAGTAGCCAGTTCAAGCATTAG